The following proteins are co-located in the Microvirga ossetica genome:
- a CDS encoding 3-keto-5-aminohexanoate cleavage protein: MHALCGGDVLRAGGREPVKPVVIAVAICGSVPRKKDNPAVPITPAEQIESTQQAYEAGATLVHIHVRNDDETSSSDPERFAAVKAGVETHCPGMIVQFSTGGRGRDPGQRSSALSLRPDMASLSTGSVNFPTIVYENHTTLVEEMAGKIKEFGIRPEIEIFDLSHLHGARRLADKGLIDDTPHIQFVMGIMNALPAEERLLDILLKEARHLFPNCTWTAAGIGRHQAKVMDWALARGADAVRTGLEDNIRIAKDRLASSNAELVEHAVLAVERRGHRTATPQEARMLLGCRPVPGDQSR, from the coding sequence ATGCACGCGCTATGTGGCGGTGATGTCCTGCGTGCCGGTGGGAGGGAGCCCGTGAAGCCTGTCGTCATTGCCGTTGCAATATGCGGGTCGGTTCCGCGCAAGAAGGACAATCCGGCGGTCCCGATAACGCCGGCGGAGCAGATCGAGTCGACGCAGCAGGCCTACGAGGCGGGAGCCACCCTCGTCCATATCCATGTGCGCAACGACGACGAGACGTCCTCGTCGGATCCCGAGCGCTTCGCGGCGGTCAAGGCGGGTGTCGAGACGCACTGCCCAGGCATGATCGTCCAGTTCTCGACTGGCGGCCGGGGTCGGGATCCGGGCCAGCGCAGCAGCGCGCTCTCCCTCAGGCCCGACATGGCCTCGCTCTCGACCGGATCGGTCAATTTCCCGACCATCGTCTACGAGAATCACACGACGCTCGTTGAGGAGATGGCGGGCAAGATCAAGGAGTTCGGGATCAGGCCGGAGATCGAGATCTTCGACCTGTCCCATCTGCACGGCGCCAGGCGCCTCGCCGACAAGGGGCTGATCGACGATACGCCGCATATCCAGTTCGTCATGGGAATCATGAACGCGCTGCCCGCAGAGGAACGGCTGCTGGACATCCTTCTCAAGGAGGCGAGGCACCTTTTTCCGAACTGCACCTGGACGGCCGCCGGAATCGGCAGGCATCAGGCGAAGGTGATGGACTGGGCGCTCGCCCGCGGCGCCGATGCTGTCCGCACCGGGCTCGAGGACAACATCCGGATCGCGAAGGACCGGCTCGCCTCCAGCAATGCGGAACTGGTCGAGCATGCGGTCCTCGCCGTCGAGCGGCGCGGGCATCGCACCGCGACGCCGCAAGAGGCGCGCATGCTGCTCGGCTGCCGGCCGGTTCCCGGGGATCAGAGCAGGTAG
- a CDS encoding aldehyde dehydrogenase: MLDINLLIDDRDVAASTGATFERRDPITGDVASRAAAASVADAQAAADAAAAAFPAWSKLGPNARRAALLKAADLLEGRAADFVNLMATEIGATAGWAQFNVKLAAGMLREAASLTTQITGEIIPSDKPGCVSMAVRQPAGVVLGIAPWNAPVILGVRAIATPLACGNTVVLKASEICPGTHRLIGAVLREAGLPAGVVNVITNAPEDAGEIIESLIAHPAVRRINFTGSTRVGRIIAETAARFLKPVLLELGGKASLVVLDDADLDAAVAASAFGAFMNQGQICMSTERIVVDNAVADDFVAKLAAKAESLQAGNPRHGNFALGSLVGAEAAERIGGLVNDAVSKGARLLAGGRVDGTVMSATVLDQVTPAMRLYGEESFGPVVCVIRATGVEEAVRIANDTEYGLSAAVFGRDITRALDVAHRIDSGICHINGATVHDEAQMPFGGVKASGYGRFGGKAGISEFTELRWITIETGPQHFPI, translated from the coding sequence ATGCTTGACATCAATCTTCTCATCGACGATCGCGACGTGGCGGCCTCCACCGGAGCCACCTTCGAGCGGCGCGATCCGATCACCGGCGATGTGGCGAGCCGCGCTGCGGCCGCGAGCGTCGCCGACGCCCAGGCCGCAGCCGATGCCGCAGCAGCGGCATTCCCGGCCTGGTCGAAGCTCGGGCCGAACGCGCGGCGCGCGGCCCTCCTGAAGGCGGCCGATCTTCTCGAAGGCCGGGCGGCTGATTTCGTGAATCTGATGGCTACCGAGATCGGCGCCACGGCCGGATGGGCGCAGTTCAACGTGAAGCTCGCCGCCGGCATGCTGCGCGAGGCGGCATCGCTGACGACCCAGATCACCGGCGAGATCATTCCTTCGGACAAGCCGGGCTGCGTTTCCATGGCGGTGCGTCAGCCGGCCGGCGTCGTGCTCGGCATCGCGCCCTGGAACGCGCCGGTCATTCTGGGGGTGCGCGCCATCGCGACGCCGCTCGCCTGCGGCAACACGGTGGTGCTGAAGGCCTCGGAGATCTGCCCCGGCACGCATCGCCTGATCGGTGCCGTCCTCCGGGAGGCCGGATTGCCGGCGGGCGTCGTCAACGTGATCACCAATGCGCCCGAGGACGCCGGCGAGATCATCGAGTCCCTGATCGCGCATCCGGCCGTGCGCCGGATCAACTTCACCGGTTCGACGAGGGTCGGCCGCATCATCGCGGAAACAGCGGCCCGATTCCTGAAGCCGGTGCTTCTGGAACTCGGCGGCAAGGCGTCCCTCGTGGTCCTCGACGATGCCGATCTCGATGCGGCCGTTGCTGCCTCCGCCTTCGGCGCCTTCATGAACCAGGGCCAGATCTGCATGTCGACCGAGCGTATCGTGGTTGACAATGCGGTGGCGGACGATTTCGTCGCCAAGCTCGCCGCGAAGGCGGAGTCGCTTCAGGCCGGCAATCCGCGCCACGGCAATTTCGCCCTCGGTTCCCTGGTCGGCGCGGAGGCGGCCGAGCGGATCGGCGGCCTGGTGAACGATGCGGTCTCCAAGGGCGCCAGGCTCCTCGCCGGCGGACGGGTGGACGGCACGGTGATGTCCGCGACGGTTCTCGACCAAGTCACCCCGGCCATGCGCCTCTATGGCGAGGAATCCTTCGGTCCCGTCGTCTGCGTCATCCGCGCCACGGGCGTGGAGGAGGCGGTTCGCATCGCCAACGACACGGAGTACGGGCTCTCCGCCGCCGTCTTCGGGCGCGACATCACCCGGGCGCTCGATGTGGCGCACCGGATCGATTCCGGCATCTGCCACATCAACGGGGCGACGGTGCACGACGAGGCCCAGATGCCGTTCGGCGGCGTGAAGGCGAGCGGTTACGGCCGGTTCGGCGGCAAGGCCGGCATCAGCGAGTTCACCGAGCTGCGCTGGATCACCATCGAGACCGGGCCGCAGCATTTTCCGATCTAA
- a CDS encoding ABC transporter ATP-binding protein: MLEVSNLTVAYGLHRALEQVELQIGQSEIVVILGANGAGKSSLLKAIAGIVPALPGKRIVLSGRDLSALPPHRIVEAGLALVPEGRGIFGDLTVRENLRLGAYPERSRASEREILERVLTLFPRLAERLGQTARTMSGGEQQMVAIGRALMSKPDVLLLDEPSLGLSPLMCKELFAALARIRESGVSVLLVEQNARQSLAIADRGYLIETGRIVGEGRASDLRDDPAVRRAYLGGAGGVAFSSFQPS; the protein is encoded by the coding sequence ATGCTTGAGGTTTCGAATCTCACCGTCGCTTATGGACTCCATCGCGCCCTCGAGCAGGTCGAACTGCAAATCGGACAATCCGAGATCGTCGTGATCCTGGGCGCCAACGGGGCCGGCAAGTCCTCGCTCCTGAAGGCGATAGCCGGGATCGTGCCCGCCTTGCCGGGCAAACGGATCGTCTTGTCCGGCCGTGACCTCTCCGCCCTGCCGCCGCATCGGATCGTCGAGGCGGGCCTGGCGCTCGTTCCCGAGGGCCGCGGCATCTTCGGCGATCTCACCGTGCGCGAAAACCTGCGTCTCGGCGCCTATCCCGAACGCTCCCGGGCGAGCGAGCGGGAGATCCTGGAGCGGGTGCTCACCCTGTTCCCCCGCCTGGCAGAACGTCTCGGTCAGACCGCGCGGACCATGAGCGGCGGCGAGCAGCAGATGGTGGCGATCGGCCGGGCACTGATGTCCAAACCGGACGTACTGCTGCTCGACGAACCCTCCCTCGGCCTGTCGCCACTCATGTGCAAGGAGCTGTTCGCGGCGCTGGCCCGAATCAGGGAGAGCGGCGTGAGCGTGCTTCTTGTCGAGCAGAACGCGCGCCAGAGCCTTGCCATCGCCGACCGGGGCTATCTCATCGAGACCGGGCGGATCGTCGGCGAGGGCCGTGCCTCCGATCTTCGCGACGATCCGGCCGTGCGCCGCGCCTATCTCGGCGGCGCGGGCGGCGTCGCTTTTTCATCCTTTCAACCGAGCTGA
- a CDS encoding ABC transporter ATP-binding protein, whose amino-acid sequence MTGPLLEVEGLTRRFGGLVAVNGLTMTVGKSEIVGLIGPNGSGKTTALNLLSGALKSDAGAIRLAGKSIDGLPAHKIARLGLARTFQLVRVLPSLDCVENVKAGLAFRLNPLWGEPATEEALRLLRRVGLGSKVDHSASQLTYIDQKRLEMARALALAPKLLLLDEWLAGLNPSELQEGIALIHSLREEGLAIILVEHVMDAIRSLCDRCVVVSAGTVIAAGPPAAVLADPEVVRAYLGDPDA is encoded by the coding sequence ATGACCGGACCTCTCCTCGAGGTCGAAGGCCTTACCCGCCGGTTCGGCGGCCTCGTGGCCGTAAACGGACTGACGATGACGGTCGGCAAATCCGAGATCGTCGGCCTGATCGGACCGAACGGTTCGGGCAAGACGACGGCGCTCAATCTCCTCTCGGGCGCCCTGAAGTCGGATGCCGGCGCCATCCGGCTGGCGGGGAAGTCCATCGACGGGCTGCCGGCCCACAAGATCGCCCGGCTCGGTCTCGCCCGGACATTCCAGCTCGTGCGCGTGCTGCCCTCGCTCGATTGCGTGGAGAACGTGAAGGCCGGGCTGGCCTTCCGGCTGAACCCGCTCTGGGGCGAGCCGGCGACGGAAGAGGCGCTTCGGCTGCTCCGCCGGGTCGGATTGGGCAGCAAGGTGGATCACTCTGCGTCGCAATTGACCTATATCGATCAGAAGCGCCTCGAGATGGCTCGCGCCCTGGCGCTCGCGCCGAAGCTGCTGCTGCTCGACGAATGGCTGGCTGGCCTCAACCCTTCCGAGTTGCAGGAGGGTATCGCCCTCATCCATTCGCTGCGTGAGGAGGGTCTGGCGATCATTCTGGTGGAGCATGTCATGGATGCCATCCGCTCCCTCTGCGACCGCTGCGTGGTGGTGAGCGCCGGAACCGTAATCGCGGCCGGTCCGCCCGCCGCCGTTCTCGCCGATCCCGAGGTCGTCCGGGCCTATCTGGGAGACCCCGATGCTTGA
- a CDS encoding branched-chain amino acid ABC transporter permease — protein MKATVTPAILVASVLLVLGLVPFLGSSYHLAVATGVLSQLVLATAWALFSGTTRYVSLATVAFFGIGAYTVAVLGEVLPWPLVLVTAACIGIAVATLVGLSTLRLSGVYFVIFSFGLAELIRQLVTWFEVNVSGSVGRYVFIDITQESIFWHLFALAVLVFLVGWLIQRSRLGLALRVIGDDETVARHCGIDTTRAKLLLFAVSAAFMTLTGAIMAPRWTYLDPTIAFNPVLSFQVLIMALLGGAHRLWGPLLGVIPLTILFEVLGANFPNYFSILLGLVFMLIVYGVPNGIAGLFERTKLKPLLLQTRRPA, from the coding sequence ATGAAAGCAACCGTCACGCCGGCGATCCTCGTTGCGAGTGTGCTGCTGGTGCTCGGACTCGTTCCCTTTCTTGGGTCGAGCTATCATCTCGCCGTCGCCACCGGCGTCCTGAGCCAGCTGGTGCTCGCCACCGCCTGGGCGCTTTTCTCCGGCACCACGCGCTACGTCTCCCTGGCGACCGTCGCCTTCTTCGGCATCGGCGCCTATACGGTTGCCGTGCTCGGCGAAGTGCTGCCCTGGCCGCTTGTCCTTGTCACCGCGGCGTGCATCGGCATTGCGGTCGCTACTCTGGTCGGCCTGTCGACGTTGCGGCTGTCGGGCGTTTATTTCGTGATCTTCTCCTTCGGCCTCGCCGAGCTGATCCGTCAGCTCGTGACCTGGTTCGAGGTGAATGTCAGCGGCTCCGTGGGGCGCTACGTCTTCATCGACATCACGCAGGAATCGATCTTCTGGCACCTGTTCGCGCTGGCCGTGCTCGTCTTCCTGGTCGGCTGGCTCATTCAGCGCTCGCGCCTGGGTCTTGCCCTGCGGGTGATCGGAGACGACGAGACCGTCGCCCGCCATTGCGGCATCGACACCACCCGCGCCAAGCTCCTGCTCTTCGCGGTCAGCGCCGCCTTCATGACACTCACCGGCGCCATCATGGCGCCGCGGTGGACCTATCTCGACCCGACGATCGCATTCAACCCGGTGCTGTCGTTCCAGGTTCTGATCATGGCGCTGCTCGGAGGCGCCCATCGCCTGTGGGGACCGCTTCTCGGGGTGATCCCGCTGACGATCCTCTTCGAGGTGCTGGGCGCCAACTTCCCGAACTATTTCAGCATCCTCCTCGGCCTCGTCTTCATGCTGATCGTCTACGGCGTGCCCAACGGCATCGCCGGGCTCTTCGAGCGCACGAAGCTGAAGCCGCTCCTGCTGCAGACCCGGAGGCCCGCATGA
- a CDS encoding branched-chain amino acid ABC transporter permease, whose product MLIVDIILGGLILGGMYALVAMGLTLQYGVARIMNLAYGEVLIAAAFASYLLFTTFALSPLVGMVLVLPAGFAASWLIYRVLLVPLVRRAKTRDALEVDSILATFGLLFVVQGIAFVLFGGQYYSYSYLSVPITIAGSTIAVNRLIAFGFAVALSLILYTLLMRTRTGTAIRAVAVDPTAASLAAIDVRKVAGLAFALGGAMCAAGGVLVSMFLTFNAAMGVVFTMKALIVVIMGGVGNLLGALVAGLLLGLVETVVARLVDPGLTLAATFMLFLTVLLVRPTGLFGRAGR is encoded by the coding sequence ATGCTGATCGTCGACATCATTCTCGGCGGCCTGATCCTCGGCGGCATGTATGCCCTCGTCGCCATGGGCCTCACGCTCCAATACGGCGTCGCGCGGATCATGAACCTCGCCTATGGCGAGGTTCTCATCGCCGCCGCCTTCGCCTCCTACCTGCTCTTCACCACCTTCGCGCTCAGTCCGCTCGTCGGAATGGTTCTGGTGCTGCCGGCCGGCTTCGCGGCAAGCTGGCTCATCTATCGGGTGCTGTTGGTGCCGCTCGTCCGGCGGGCGAAGACGAGGGATGCCCTCGAGGTCGACTCGATCCTGGCGACCTTCGGCCTGCTCTTCGTGGTTCAGGGTATCGCCTTCGTCCTGTTCGGCGGGCAGTACTACAGCTATTCGTATCTCTCGGTCCCGATCACCATCGCCGGGTCGACGATTGCCGTGAACCGGCTGATCGCCTTCGGCTTCGCGGTCGCCTTGAGTCTCATCCTCTATACATTGCTCATGCGCACCCGGACGGGAACGGCGATCCGCGCCGTCGCCGTCGACCCCACCGCCGCAAGCCTCGCCGCCATCGACGTGCGCAAGGTCGCAGGCCTCGCCTTCGCGCTAGGCGGGGCGATGTGCGCGGCAGGCGGCGTGCTGGTCAGCATGTTCCTGACCTTCAACGCGGCCATGGGCGTCGTCTTCACCATGAAGGCCCTGATCGTCGTGATCATGGGCGGCGTCGGAAACCTTCTCGGCGCTCTGGTCGCGGGCCTGCTGCTCGGGCTGGTCGAAACCGTCGTCGCACGGCTCGTCGATCCAGGGCTCACACTCGCCGCGACCTTCATGCTGTTCCTGACCGTGCTCCTCGTGCGCCCGACGGGACTTTTCGGGAGGGCAGGCCGATGA